A segment of the Streptomyces sp. NBC_01235 genome:
TTCGACGCCTGCGCGAACGGGAAGAACGTCGTCTGCCGCCACGCCGGGCCGCCCGGCTCGGTCATGATCGGGGCGATGACGTTGACGAGCTGGGCGAGGCAGGCGACCGTCACCCGGTCGGCGTGCCGGAGCAGCGCGATGAGGAGCGAGCCGAAGACGACGGCGTCCATGACGCTGTAGTTGTCCTCCAGCAGGCGGGGCGCCTCCGCCCAGTCCCGCGCGCCGGAGTTCTCGATCGCGTGCCACCCCGAGATGTACCAGACGTTCCACTCGTCGAAGGAGAGGTTGATCTTCTTCTTCGACTTGAGCTTCGCGCCGATGTGGTCGCAGGTGGCGACGACGTTCTCGATGAACGACTCCATGTCCACGGCGGAGGCCAGGAAGGAGTCGACGTCGCCGTCCTGGGGCTCGTAGTAGGCGTGCAGGGAGATGTAGTCGACCAGGTCGTACGTCTCCGCGAGGACCGTCGCCTCCCACTCGGCGAAGGTCGGCATGGACTGGCTGGAGGAGCCGCAGGCGACCAGTTCCACGGACGGGTCCAGCTGGCGCATGGCGCGAGCGGTCTCGGCGGCGACGCGGCCGTACTCCTCGGCGGTCTTGTGGCCGGTCTGCCAGGGGCCGTCCATCTCGTTGCCCAGACACCAGAGCCTGATGCCGAAGGGGTCCTTGTCGCCGTGGTCGACGCGGAGGTCCGAGAGCGCCGTGCCGGCCGGGTGGTTGGCGTACTCCTGGAGTTCCAGGGCCTCCGCCACGCCCCGCGTGCCGAGGTTGATCGCCATCATGGGCTCGGCCTGCGGGCCGACCTTCTTCAGGAAGGCGATGTACTCGGAGAGTCCGAAGCGGTTCGTCTCCGTCGAGCGCCAGGCGAGGTCCAGGCGGCGCGGGCGGTCCGCCACCGGGCCCACCGAGTCCTCCCACTTGTAGCCCGAGACGAAGTTTCCTCCGGGGTAGCGGATGGCGGTGACGCCCAGTTCGCGGACCAGGTCCAGGACGTCCTGCCGGAGGCCGGCCTCGTCCGCGGTGGGGTGGTCCGGTTCGAAGATCCCTGTGTAGACGCAGCGGCCCAGGTGTTCCACGAAGCTGCCGAAGACGCGGGGGTTCACCTCGCCGATGGTGAAGGCGGGGTCGAGGGTGAAGCGGGCGGTGTGCATGGTCGCCTTTCGAGATGGGTGGTTCTGTTTCGTTGGCGGCTGCGGGTGCGTTGTGGCTGGTCGCGCCCACGCGGCGGAGCCGCAAATGGACACGGTCCCGCGCCCCTAAAGGACGACTGGCCAGCCGTCCCTCTTCCAGCTCAGGGGGTTCAGCCCCAGCTTCGGCGTGCCCGCGTCCTCTGCGTCGTAGTAGTGGTATGCCAGGACATCTCTGCCCCTGTCCTTGAAGATCGATTCGCCGCCCGTGCCGACGAAGCGGCCGTGGCCTGCCAGGAGGAGGTCGCCGCCGCCCTCCAGCAGGGGCTTGCCCGTGCTGTCGGTGTACGGGCCCGTCACGCTGGTCGCCCTTGCGACCCTGATCTTGTAGGTGGAGTTCACGCCCTGGCAACAGGCGTCGTACGACGCGAAGAGGTAGTAGTAGCGGCCGTGTTTGACGATGTACGGGCCCTCGACCGCGTAGGGGGCGTCCGGGCGGGTCGCCAGGTGGTGGACCGGGGCGTCCTGCACCGCCTCACCCGTCCTCGGGTCGAGTTCGACCATGCGGATGCCCGTCCAGTACGAGCCGAAGCTCATCCACAGTCTGCCGTCGGCCTGGATCACCGCCGGGTCGATGGCGTTCCAGGAATCGGTCGTCTCGGAGGTGAAGGCCTTGCCGTGGTCGGTCCAGGTGCCGGGCAGGCCCGTCGGGGACGTGGCCACGCCGATCGCGCTGTGGTTGGTACCCCATGACGACACGGCGTAGTACAGCCAGTACCTGCCCGCGCGGTAGGAGATGTCCGGCGCCCACGGGTCGCCCGTGCCGTTGTACTCGTACCACCAACTCGGGGGCTCGGCGAAGGCGTTGCCCGCGTCGTCCCACCGCACGCGGTCCTTCGACGTGCGCGCTCCGATGATGCCGCCGGTCGAATACGCCACGTAGCCGCCCGACTTGAGGTGGATCACCGTCGGGTCGTGGATGATCTGCTGGCCGGTGATGGGCTGGGGGTCGGGGTAGGTGACGTCGGCCGTCGCCGTGCCCGGCAACAGGGCGACCACTGCCGCGGCGAGCGGCGCGGCGAGTCTGAATCTCTTCAACTCAGGCTCTCCTCAGGGTGGTTACTGACCGGCCAGACCCGTGTGGGCGACGCCCGCCACGATCTGCCTCTGGAAGAAGACGAAGACGATGATCAGCGGCAGGCCCGCCATGAGACCGCCGGCCATGAGCTGGGCCCACTGGATGCCGTAGGAGTTCATGACGGTCGCGATGCCGTTCGGCATGGTCATCAGGTCGGGGTTGTTGGTCACCATGTACGGCCACAGGAAGTTGTTCCACGAGGCGATGAAGGTGAAGATGCCGACCGCGGCGAGGGAGGGGCGGGACAGCGGGACGACGATGGTGAAGAAGATCCGCCAGCGGCCCGCGCCGTCGATGAAGGCGGCCTCCTCCAGTTCGCGGGGGATGCCCTGGAAGAACTTGTAGAGGATGTAGACCATCGCGGCGGGCGCGCACTGCGGCAGGATCATGCCCCAGTAGGTGTCGACCATCCCCATCTGCTGGACGGTGGTGAACAGCGGGACGCCGAGGACGGCCGGGGAGATCATCAGGCCCCCCATCACCACGCCCATCAGGACGGTCTTCCCCTTGAACTCGGTGCGGGCGAAGCCGTATCCGGCGAGTGCGGCGACGGTGACCACGACGGCCGTCACCAGGATCGACACCACAAGGGAGTTGACGAACCAGTTCGTGATGTTGCCGGTCTTCCAGAGGGACTTCCAGGCCTGGAGCGTCCAGACCTTCGGCAGCCAGTGCGGCGGGATCTCGGCCGCCTCGGCCTCCGACTTGAGCGAGGTGAACAGGGCCGCGGCGATCGGCGCCACGAAGACGGCGGAGACGGCGACGCCGATCAGCGTGAGGACGATCTGGCTGGGCGTCCAGGGCTTGCGGGAGCTGGTGCGCACGGTTCGTTCGGCGCGCACGGGCGTCTCGGCGGTGGTCATCGGCCGCCCTCCTCACGGTTGCGCAGCAGCGCCATCCGCGCGAGGGCGACGGCCGCGATGATCACGAAGAAGATGATGGACATCGCGGAGGCGTAGCCCACGCGGTAGCTGGTGAAGCCCTGCTCGAGGGTGTACTGGACGAAGGAGCGGGTGCTGAGCTCGGGGCCTGGGCTGAAGTCCATCATCACGACGGCCTGGTCGAAGAGCTGGAGCGATGCGAGGACCTGGAGCGCGATCACCAGGCCGGTGATGTGGCGCAGCATCGGCAGCGTGATGTGGACCATCCGGTGCCAGGCGTTCGCGCCGTCCAGCTTGGCGGCCTCGTAGAGGTGGTCGGGGATGCCCTGGAGCGCGGCGAGGTACAGCAGGAAGCTGAAGCCCACCGTCCACCACAGTGTCTGGATGACGATGGCGAGCATCGCGTACGACTTGTCGGTCAGCCAGGGCGTGGTGAGCCCGAAGGTCTCGTTGAACAGGCCGATCCCCTGGGTGAACAGCCACTGCCACATGTTGGCGGCGACCGTCGACGGCAGCAGGAACGGCGCGAAGAAGCACAGCCGCCACAGCCACTTGCCGCGCTCGATGTGGTGCGCGAGCATCGCGAGCAGGAAGGCGAGGACCGTGATGCACGGCACGACGAGCAGCGTGAAGTAGGCGCTGTGGCCGAGCGCGTCCCACATCGCCGAGTCGTTCAGGGCGTCGCGGTAGTTGTCGAGGCCGACGAAGCTCGCGC
Coding sequences within it:
- the arfA gene encoding arabinosylfuranosidase ArfA, whose product is MHTARFTLDPAFTIGEVNPRVFGSFVEHLGRCVYTGIFEPDHPTADEAGLRQDVLDLVRELGVTAIRYPGGNFVSGYKWEDSVGPVADRPRRLDLAWRSTETNRFGLSEYIAFLKKVGPQAEPMMAINLGTRGVAEALELQEYANHPAGTALSDLRVDHGDKDPFGIRLWCLGNEMDGPWQTGHKTAEEYGRVAAETARAMRQLDPSVELVACGSSSQSMPTFAEWEATVLAETYDLVDYISLHAYYEPQDGDVDSFLASAVDMESFIENVVATCDHIGAKLKSKKKINLSFDEWNVWYISGWHAIENSGARDWAEAPRLLEDNYSVMDAVVFGSLLIALLRHADRVTVACLAQLVNVIAPIMTEPGGPAWRQTTFFPFAQASKYGRGTVLDVRVDSPTYETKKYGEAALLHATAVRAEDGTVTVFAVNRSRTDALPLQVGLNGLDLTSVVEHSVLADADPDARNTLADPERVAPHAAGGTALTDEGSLTATLEPLSWNVIRLA
- a CDS encoding arabinan endo-1,5-alpha-L-arabinosidase, yielding MKRFRLAAPLAAAVVALLPGTATADVTYPDPQPITGQQIIHDPTVIHLKSGGYVAYSTGGIIGARTSKDRVRWDDAGNAFAEPPSWWYEYNGTGDPWAPDISYRAGRYWLYYAVSSWGTNHSAIGVATSPTGLPGTWTDHGKAFTSETTDSWNAIDPAVIQADGRLWMSFGSYWTGIRMVELDPRTGEAVQDAPVHHLATRPDAPYAVEGPYIVKHGRYYYLFASYDACCQGVNSTYKIRVARATSVTGPYTDSTGKPLLEGGGDLLLAGHGRFVGTGGESIFKDRGRDVLAYHYYDAEDAGTPKLGLNPLSWKRDGWPVVL
- a CDS encoding carbohydrate ABC transporter permease, which translates into the protein MTTAETPVRAERTVRTSSRKPWTPSQIVLTLIGVAVSAVFVAPIAAALFTSLKSEAEAAEIPPHWLPKVWTLQAWKSLWKTGNITNWFVNSLVVSILVTAVVVTVAALAGYGFARTEFKGKTVLMGVVMGGLMISPAVLGVPLFTTVQQMGMVDTYWGMILPQCAPAAMVYILYKFFQGIPRELEEAAFIDGAGRWRIFFTIVVPLSRPSLAAVGIFTFIASWNNFLWPYMVTNNPDLMTMPNGIATVMNSYGIQWAQLMAGGLMAGLPLIIVFVFFQRQIVAGVAHTGLAGQ
- a CDS encoding carbohydrate ABC transporter permease, which encodes MTTSAETVVAPARAKTAAATATVRRKQGFQHGGWFIAPFLVLFALFVVWPLLRGVYLSFTDANISGDGASFVGLDNYRDALNDSAMWDALGHSAYFTLLVVPCITVLAFLLAMLAHHIERGKWLWRLCFFAPFLLPSTVAANMWQWLFTQGIGLFNETFGLTTPWLTDKSYAMLAIVIQTLWWTVGFSFLLYLAALQGIPDHLYEAAKLDGANAWHRMVHITLPMLRHITGLVIALQVLASLQLFDQAVVMMDFSPGPELSTRSFVQYTLEQGFTSYRVGYASAMSIIFFVIIAAVALARMALLRNREEGGR